The DNA segment GGCCCTCGCTACCTGGATGACCTGGAAGGTCGCCGTCGTTGACCTCCCCTACGGTGGAGGTAAGGGTGGCATCATAGTCGACCCGAAGAAGCTCTCCGAGAGGGAGAAGGAGAGGCTTGCCAGGAACTACATAAGGGCCATCTACGACGTCATCAGCCCGTACACCGACATCCCTGCCCCTGACGTTTACACCAACCCGCAGATCATGGCCTGGATGATGGACGAGTACGAGGCCATCAGCAGGAGGAAGGTTCCGAGCTTCGGAATCATCACCGGCAAGCCGCCTGGTGTCGGTGGTATCGTCGCCAGGATGGACGCAACAGCAAGGGGTGCCAGCTTCACCGTCCGCGAGGCCGCCAAGGCCCTCGGAATGGACCTCAAGGGCAAGACCATAGCCATCCAGGGTTACGGTAACGCCGGCTATTACATGGCCAAGATCATGAGCGAGGAGTACGGCATGAAGGTCGTCGCCGTCAGCGACAGCAAGGGCGGTATCTACATGGAGGACGGCATAAACGCCGACGAGGTTCTCAAGTGGAAGCGTGAGCACGGCTCAGTTAAGGACTTCCCGGGAGCCACCAACATCACCAACGAGGAGCTCCTTGAGCTCGAAGTCGACGTCCTCGCCCCGAGCGCTATTGAGGGTGTCATCACCAAGGACAACGCTGACAAGATCAAGGCCAAGATTATTGCCGAGCTCGCCAACGGCCCGACAACGCCGGAGGCCGACGAGATACTCCACGAGAAGGGCGTCCTCATCATACCTGACTTCCTCTGTAACGCCGGCGGTGTTACCGTCAGCTACTTCGAGTGGGTCCAGAACATAACCGGCGACTACTGGGACACCGAGACTACAAGAGCAAAGCTCGACAAGAAGATGACCAAGGCCTTCTGGGACGTCTACAACACCCACAAGGAGAAGGGTATCCAGATGAGGGATGCCGCCTACGTCGTCGCCGTCCAGAGGGTCTACGACGCCATGAAGTGGCGCGGATGGGTGAAGAAGTGATTTTTCCCCTCCCTTTCTCTTAGTTTCTGTTCTTCTGCAGGGATACAATGTCAATGTTCTAGAGCTTTTTGCCCCTTTCCTGATACAGCCTTGATATTGCCTGCATCGCGGCCACGACTATTATTCCCGTCATTATCATTCCCAGTATGGGCAGTATGAAGGCACAGAGGAGCTTTGATATCGGTGTTGTGGGAATTATGTCTCCATAGCCAACCGTGAAGGCTGATATGAAAGCGAAATAAATCCCGTTGCCGATGCTCAGGGATTCCTGGAAGGCGAGCACTACCCCGAAAACCATTATCAGGCTAAAAAGGCCCAGAAGAATGCTTTTAACGTAGTAGAGGACCATTAAAAATTCGTGGAGGAAGGTTCGAAAGCCTATGAGTTAGATTTCGAGCCCTTCCTCTCTTTCCTTCTCCATTCCCTCACACCTTTGCCCAGTATTCCTTCTCCTCGACCATGACCCTTATCATCTCGTCCTCGTCCTTGAACATGGTTCTCCGTGAGGGGTTCTGCATGCCGTAGAACTCCATGAACGGGCTCGGCCTTCTGTCGAAGGGGTAGTAGAGGTATATCGCCGCCAGCGTTCTGTATGCCTCGGCCATCTCACTGATGACCCCCGCGGAGACGCCCTCAGCGTAGTGGTAGACCGCTATGGCCTTGCTGACGTCGACAAGGTTGAAGTCCCTCTCGACGAGCTGGCGCCTCAGTATGTCGGTGGCCTGCTCTATGTCCTCTCTGTCGAGTTCCTCGACTTCCTCACCGTCCAGAAGGTGCTTTATCCGGATGCGCTTTATTGAAGGGTCAGCGTTAACCTGGGCATCGTATTCAGCAACGACCCACCAGTCGTCCAGAGCGCCGGGGTCAAGGACTGTAAAGTGTTCACTGAGCTTGTTGTAGAATCCCCTGACCCGCTGGTAGTACTCCTCCTCGTGACCGGTCATCGGATAGCTGAGGTAAACGAGCGGCTTTTCTTCTTCCCTGAATATCAGGTCGAGAAAGACTTCGTAGGGGTGTCTTATTCCGAACTGGAGGATATAGCGGACCTCGATACCTTCTTTCTTAAGCTCATGTATCAGGGTTTTAACGTGGTTTATTGCATCCTCACGCCACATGACTAGGGTGGTGAGCTTGATGTTCTCGGGATTCTCACCGAAGCGCTCGAACCACTCCGGGTCGTTGATGATACGCCTCCTTACGGACAGGACATCGTCCAGGACTATTATTACCCGGTTCGGCCTCAGAAGCTTCAGATTGCTAGTTGTGAAGCCTATAACGCTCCCGCTTCCCCAGCGGAAGAGGCTCGGTGTTGAGACCAGGTGGAACTTACGGTCACTTTTATCTATTTCCTTTCTTATTCTATTGAAAGCCTCATCCCTTATCTCGTTCATCAAATCCTGGTGGCTTATGGCAAAGTCAAGGACGTTCTTTCGGGTTATCTTGACGCCCAGTTCCTTTCCGACCTCCCTGATGTAGTCGAAGACGTGGTAGTAGGCGTAGCTCTCTTCGTCGGCGAGCTTTAGTGCCTCGGTTATGTACTCGTCGCGCCCGTTGAGCGGCGGCCCGGTTAGGAGTATGACCTCGTTCATTCTATCACCCCGCGGCATCTAAGCGTAGGCTTCGGACGAAACCTTTAAATACTATTCCCCTAAACTGGCGTTGTAGAGGTTCTTCTATTCTAAAAACATACCAGCAGGGGTGTTGTAATTGGCTGAAAAGCTAAAGGGAACGACTACGGTCGGCATTGTGTGTAAGGACGGCGTCGTCCTAGCGGCGGACAGGAGGGCATCGCTCGGCAACATGGTGCTTTCGGGGAACGTCACAAAGGTATTCCAGATAGACGACCACTTGGCCTTGGCCGGTGCCGGAAGCGTTGGGGACATCCTCTCACTCGTCAGGCTTCTGAGGGCCGAGGCTAGACTGTACAGGGCCAGGGTCGGGAACGAGATGGGTGTGAAGGCCCTTGCTACGCTGACTTCTAACATCCTCCACGGCAGGAGGTTCATGCCGTACTTTGGGTGGTTCCTCATAGCGGGCTACGATGAGAGGCCCGGACTGTACTCGATAGACATGGCCGGCGGCGTTACCGAAGACAGATTCACCGCTGCCGGTTCTGGAATGGAGTTTGCCTTCGCGGTTCTTGAGGATGGGTATAGCGAGGATATGGAGCTTGAGGGGGGTATCAGACTTGCCCTCAAGGCGATAAAGGTAGCCACAAGGCGCGATGTTTTCACGGGGGATGGGGTAACCCTCGTTACCGTCACGGAAGACGGTTACAGGGAGCTGACCAAGGAGGAGATGGAAGCTCTTCTAAAGTGAGGTGGTGGCTTTGATAAGGAGAGAAACTTTCGTTGATGACATTCTACGTGACATAAAAGCTGTAATAAGCCAGATGGTTCCGAGGGAGGCTAGGATAACTGAAGTTGAATTCGAAGGGCCAGAGCTTGTAATCTACGTCAAGAACCCCGAAGCCATAATGCAGGACGGGGAGCTCATCAAAAACCTCGCCAAGGTTTTAAAGAAGCGCATCAGCGTCCGTCCAGACCCTGAAGTCCTCCTTCCTCCGGAGAGGGCAGAGGAGATGATAAAGCAGATTGTTCCTGCGGAGGCCGAGATAACCAACATAAGCTTTGACCCGTCCGTCGGTGAGGTTCTCATAGAGGCCAAAAAGCCGGGCCTGGTTATAGGAAAGAACGGCGAAACGCTTCGCTTGATAACCCAGAAGGTTCACTGGGCGCCTCGCGTCATAAGGACACCACCGCTTCAGAGCCAGACCATATACTCGATAAGGCAGATACTTCAGGCGGAGGCTAGGGACAGGAGGAAGTTCCTCCGCCAGGTTGGCCGGAATATCTACCGCAAACCCGAGCTAAAAAGCGAGTGGATTAGGATAACCAGCCTTGGGGGCTTCCGTGAGGTTGGTAGAAGTGCCCTTCTAGTCCAGACTAACGAAAGTTATGTTCTCGTGGACTTCGGTGTTAACATAGCCGCCCTCCGCGACCCCAAAAAGGCATTTCCGCATTTTGACGCGCCCGAGTTCAGGTACGTTCTTGATGCTGGGTTACTCGATGCGATCATCATAACCCACGCCCACCTCGACCACAGCGGAATGCTCCCTTACCTCTTCCGCTACAAGCTCTTCGACGGCCCGATATACACGACGCCGCCGACGAGGGATCTGATGGTGCTCCTCCAGCAGGACTTCATCGAGATACAGCAGATGAACGGCGTCGAGCCTCTCTACCGGCCGAGGGACATCAAAGAGGTCATCAAGCACACGATAACCCTCGACTACGGCGAGGTTCGCGACATCGCTCCGGACATGAGGCTCACCCTCCACAATGCAGGCCACATTCTCGGGTCGTCGATAGTCCACCTCCACATAGGCAACGGGCTTCACAACATAGCCATAACCGGAGACTTCAAGTTCATCCCTACGAGGCTCTTTGAACCCGCTGTAAGCAGGTTCCCCCGTCTGGAGACCCTCATCATGGAGTCCACCTACGGAGGAAGCAACGACTACCAGATGCCGCGTGAAGAAGCCGAGAAGCGCCTTATAGAGGTCATCCATCAGACGATTAGGAGGGGAGGTAAGGTTCTCATACCTGCCATGGCGGTCGGCAGGGCACAGGAGATAATGATGGTTCTCGAAGAGTACGCCCGGGTCGGCGGTATCGAGGTGCCCATATACCTCGATGGAATGATATGGGAGGCCACTGCAATCCACACGGCCTATCCAGAGTACCTCAGCAAGCATCTGCGCGAGCAGATATTCCACGAGGGCTACAACCCGTTCCTCAATCCGGTTTTCAAGAGCGTCGCCAACTCCCGTGAGAGGCAGGATATCATAGACAGCGGAGAGCCGGCAATAATCATCGCCACTTCGGGTATGC comes from the Thermococcus thioreducens genome and includes:
- the gdhA gene encoding glutamate dehydrogenase; the encoded protein is MVEIDPFEMAVQQLERAAQFMDISEEALEWLKKPMRIVEVSVPLEMDDGSVKVFTGFRVQHNWARGPTKGGIRWHPAETLSTVKALATWMTWKVAVVDLPYGGGKGGIIVDPKKLSEREKERLARNYIRAIYDVISPYTDIPAPDVYTNPQIMAWMMDEYEAISRRKVPSFGIITGKPPGVGGIVARMDATARGASFTVREAAKALGMDLKGKTIAIQGYGNAGYYMAKIMSEEYGMKVVAVSDSKGGIYMEDGINADEVLKWKREHGSVKDFPGATNITNEELLELEVDVLAPSAIEGVITKDNADKIKAKIIAELANGPTTPEADEILHEKGVLIIPDFLCNAGGVTVSYFEWVQNITGDYWDTETTRAKLDKKMTKAFWDVYNTHKEKGIQMRDAAYVVAVQRVYDAMKWRGWVKK
- a CDS encoding potassium channel family protein; this translates as MVLYYVKSILLGLFSLIMVFGVVLAFQESLSIGNGIYFAFISAFTVGYGDIIPTTPISKLLCAFILPILGMIMTGIIVVAAMQAISRLYQERGKKL
- a CDS encoding P-loop NTPase family protein, giving the protein MNEVILLTGPPLNGRDEYITEALKLADEESYAYYHVFDYIREVGKELGVKITRKNVLDFAISHQDLMNEIRDEAFNRIRKEIDKSDRKFHLVSTPSLFRWGSGSVIGFTTSNLKLLRPNRVIIVLDDVLSVRRRIINDPEWFERFGENPENIKLTTLVMWREDAINHVKTLIHELKKEGIEVRYILQFGIRHPYEVFLDLIFREEEKPLVYLSYPMTGHEEEYYQRVRGFYNKLSEHFTVLDPGALDDWWVVAEYDAQVNADPSIKRIRIKHLLDGEEVEELDREDIEQATDILRRQLVERDFNLVDVSKAIAVYHYAEGVSAGVISEMAEAYRTLAAIYLYYPFDRRPSPFMEFYGMQNPSRRTMFKDEDEMIRVMVEEKEYWAKV
- the psmB gene encoding archaeal proteasome endopeptidase complex subunit beta; this translates as MAEKLKGTTTVGIVCKDGVVLAADRRASLGNMVLSGNVTKVFQIDDHLALAGAGSVGDILSLVRLLRAEARLYRARVGNEMGVKALATLTSNILHGRRFMPYFGWFLIAGYDERPGLYSIDMAGGVTEDRFTAAGSGMEFAFAVLEDGYSEDMELEGGIRLALKAIKVATRRDVFTGDGVTLVTVTEDGYRELTKEEMEALLK
- a CDS encoding beta-CASP ribonuclease aCPSF1; its protein translation is MIRRETFVDDILRDIKAVISQMVPREARITEVEFEGPELVIYVKNPEAIMQDGELIKNLAKVLKKRISVRPDPEVLLPPERAEEMIKQIVPAEAEITNISFDPSVGEVLIEAKKPGLVIGKNGETLRLITQKVHWAPRVIRTPPLQSQTIYSIRQILQAEARDRRKFLRQVGRNIYRKPELKSEWIRITSLGGFREVGRSALLVQTNESYVLVDFGVNIAALRDPKKAFPHFDAPEFRYVLDAGLLDAIIITHAHLDHSGMLPYLFRYKLFDGPIYTTPPTRDLMVLLQQDFIEIQQMNGVEPLYRPRDIKEVIKHTITLDYGEVRDIAPDMRLTLHNAGHILGSSIVHLHIGNGLHNIAITGDFKFIPTRLFEPAVSRFPRLETLIMESTYGGSNDYQMPREEAEKRLIEVIHQTIRRGGKVLIPAMAVGRAQEIMMVLEEYARVGGIEVPIYLDGMIWEATAIHTAYPEYLSKHLREQIFHEGYNPFLNPVFKSVANSRERQDIIDSGEPAIIIATSGMLVGGPSVEYFKQLAPDPKNSMIFVSYQAEGTLGRQVQRGLREIPLVGEGGKTEVVKVNMQVHTIDGFSGHADRRELISYIARLRPRPERVITVHGEPHKCLDLSTSIHKKFGISTRAPNNLDAIRLK